From Clostridia bacterium, a single genomic window includes:
- a CDS encoding anion permease, which translates to MTWPARVAEAKAATLDRKVLWLGIAVLLGLILWFMPTPPGLTVAGKHALAVVIFTVFLWVSGAVPTGVGSLLMIGIVICLMPKEVEPAKFLSFWSQDTMWFVLVCFIFGAVMQKSGLGNRLATMCFLFATCF; encoded by the coding sequence ATGACATGGCCTGCAAGGGTGGCGGAAGCCAAGGCAGCAACACTGGATAGAAAGGTGTTGTGGCTTGGCATCGCAGTTTTATTGGGACTGATACTGTGGTTTATGCCTACTCCTCCTGGTCTTACTGTTGCAGGAAAGCATGCACTGGCAGTAGTTATCTTCACCGTCTTTTTATGGGTTTCAGGGGCTGTTCCTACAGGCGTGGGATCGCTCTTAATGATTGGAATTGTAATATGTCTGATGCCGAAAGAGGTCGAACCGGCCAAGTTCTTATCATTCTGGTCGCAGGACACAATGTGGTTTGTATTGGTGTGCTTCATATTTGGCGCTGTCATGCAAAAAAGTGGTCTCGGTAACCGTCTGGCCACTATGTGTTTTCTCTTCGCAACCTGTTTTTGA
- a CDS encoding anion permease, with protein MFSLRNLFLIDIAIFGLNAIFSVVGMGASFPKIALLLPLVTSVAALSGMSKEDPYIKHVALMINVLANQTGVLVYSGFILNPALGPLGGFQVNYTTWFQWFFVPGLVLNIVSFFVLYFLFVPRQGTKGFDQEVIQERRNELGPLRKEEIKAITWLAFAVILWATSGWTGIQTGYAAVLVAALLMLPGIGMISLKEFVQVTDWNTVFMLMGVLSIGALGATGFAKWLWSHILLSQMPDNPMIVLIIVSFLVEILHIPLGSLGTTQALAVPSLAAYGPTVGMSNILLSIVAYMSIVGQFFFVYQNAALVAGQGYRLWKPKDILKFGVAMFFVTPITLGVILYPWWAHMGWIH; from the coding sequence GTGTTTTCTCTTCGCAACCTGTTTTTGATTGACATTGCTATCTTTGGCCTGAATGCTATCTTTTCAGTAGTGGGCATGGGCGCTTCTTTCCCTAAGATTGCCCTTCTTTTGCCCTTGGTCACCTCAGTTGCCGCTCTATCCGGTATGAGCAAGGAAGACCCCTATATTAAACACGTAGCGCTGATGATCAACGTTCTGGCCAACCAAACCGGTGTGCTGGTGTACTCCGGGTTCATATTGAATCCTGCGCTTGGACCGCTCGGCGGGTTTCAGGTCAATTACACCACTTGGTTCCAGTGGTTTTTTGTGCCCGGGCTGGTTTTAAATATTGTTTCATTTTTTGTTCTCTACTTCTTGTTCGTGCCTCGCCAGGGCACAAAAGGATTTGACCAAGAAGTTATCCAGGAAAGACGAAATGAACTGGGACCTCTAAGGAAAGAGGAGATTAAAGCTATCACCTGGCTGGCTTTCGCGGTCATTCTGTGGGCAACTAGCGGTTGGACTGGCATTCAAACCGGCTATGCGGCTGTTCTGGTAGCTGCCTTACTGATGCTGCCTGGAATAGGAATGATTAGCCTCAAGGAATTTGTTCAGGTAACCGATTGGAACACGGTATTCATGCTGATGGGAGTGCTTTCCATAGGAGCCCTAGGCGCAACCGGGTTTGCCAAATGGCTCTGGAGCCACATACTTCTCAGCCAGATGCCTGACAACCCTATGATAGTTTTGATAATAGTCTCGTTCCTGGTTGAAATACTTCACATCCCTCTGGGCAGCCTCGGAACCACGCAGGCTCTGGCCGTCCCGTCACTGGCAGCCTACGGGCCTACGGTCGGGATGTCCAACATACTGCTAAGCATTGTCGCTTACATGTCGATTGTTGGCCAGTTTTTCTTCGTCTACCAGAACGCTGCCTTGGTAGCGGGGCAGGGATATAGGCTTTGGAAGCCCAAGGATATTCTCAAGTTCGGAGTAGCTATGTTCTTCGTTACTCCAATTACTCTCGGCGTTATTCTCTACCCGTGGTGGGCGCATATGGGGTGGATACATTAG
- a CDS encoding Crp/Fnr family transcriptional regulator, whose translation MAKFKSLESPRFDQALEGLMSSLKAEYVILKKKRFHVLSVGESGYIWIIFSGWMLAVRSSPQGRVKGMGLFGPGDILGVSGLGGNSRDVPLYAVTDTLVKRAFTQDLRRAMKDDARLCQYMLNYICRRYAELLDELEDSTLLPLGDRVRSFQNKISEKVPGTAHISLSEQVVAWAVGAHPVSVCRALKGE comes from the coding sequence ATGGCCAAGTTTAAATCGCTTGAGAGCCCCCGCTTCGATCAAGCTTTGGAAGGGCTCATGTCCAGCCTAAAAGCAGAGTACGTAATTCTTAAGAAAAAACGCTTCCACGTTCTTTCGGTCGGCGAGAGTGGCTATATTTGGATAATCTTTTCAGGATGGATGCTGGCAGTTAGAAGTAGTCCGCAAGGCCGGGTGAAAGGCATGGGATTGTTCGGCCCCGGAGACATCTTGGGTGTCAGCGGCCTTGGTGGTAATTCGAGGGATGTTCCTCTTTATGCCGTGACCGACACCTTGGTTAAGCGTGCATTTACACAAGACCTTAGACGCGCAATGAAAGATGACGCCAGATTATGCCAGTACATGTTGAACTATATCTGCAGGCGTTATGCTGAGCTGCTTGATGAGTTGGAGGACAGTACCTTGTTACCGCTTGGGGATCGCGTGAGGTCCTTCCAGAATAAGATCTCAGAGAAAGTGCCGGGTACTGCTCACATCAGCTTGTCTGAACAAGTGGTTGCCTGGGCAGTGGGGGCTCACCCGGTTAGCGTTTGCCGTGCCCTGAAGGGCGAGTAG
- a CDS encoding type 2 isopentenyl-diphosphate Delta-isomerase codes for MSRRKDQQSLLPIETRKNQHVEIALSRDVEQEFSWGGFQDYQLEHCALPELSLSEIDTSTVFLGKQVSLPLVISPITGGTPETFTILRTLAEAAEEKKVALGVGSQRIAMENQRSSDFFRIRDVAPSIPILANLGAVQLNYGLTVCHCQKAVDMVEADALVLHLNPLHESLQNDGNTDFRNLLPKIDSVIKSISVPVIIKEVGFGISLQVARKLASIGVAAIDLAGAGGTSWPLIESSRALSKEQQQLALSFTSWGLPTAWLLEQYRKELRPLGVQIIASGGIRSGIDIAKSIAMGASMAGIGLPFLRASADGTASVTRLIDRLRTELLLSMFNTGSPNIKALSKARVIPLRT; via the coding sequence ATGAGCAGGCGGAAAGACCAGCAGAGCTTATTGCCCATTGAAACTCGGAAGAACCAGCATGTGGAGATTGCCCTGAGCAGGGATGTGGAGCAGGAATTCTCCTGGGGCGGATTTCAGGATTATCAGTTAGAGCATTGCGCCTTGCCAGAACTATCACTGTCAGAGATCGATACTTCGACTGTTTTTCTGGGAAAACAGGTTTCTTTACCGCTTGTAATCTCACCGATTACCGGGGGCACACCAGAGACATTCACTATTCTACGGACGCTGGCCGAGGCTGCGGAAGAGAAGAAAGTGGCGTTGGGGGTGGGATCCCAGCGCATAGCAATGGAGAATCAGAGGTCAAGCGATTTCTTTCGAATACGGGATGTAGCGCCCAGCATTCCAATCTTGGCTAATCTTGGTGCAGTTCAGCTGAATTACGGCCTGACTGTTTGCCACTGCCAGAAGGCAGTTGATATGGTAGAAGCTGATGCGCTAGTATTGCACCTGAACCCTCTCCATGAGTCCCTGCAAAACGATGGTAACACTGATTTCCGAAACTTACTGCCAAAGATTGACTCTGTTATCAAGAGCATTTCTGTGCCGGTGATTATTAAGGAAGTCGGTTTTGGCATTTCATTACAGGTGGCGAGGAAACTTGCCAGCATTGGGGTCGCAGCAATAGACCTTGCCGGTGCAGGTGGTACCTCGTGGCCTTTGATCGAGTCATCCAGAGCCCTATCAAAAGAACAGCAACAGCTTGCGCTTTCATTCACATCATGGGGTCTTCCTACAGCTTGGCTTCTCGAACAATACAGAAAAGAGCTAAGGCCGCTTGGTGTGCAGATAATTGCGAGCGGCGGCATCCGAAGTGGCATTGATATTGCCAAAAGTATTGCCATGGGCGCTTCCATGGCCGGGATTGGTTTGCCTTTTTTAAGAGCCTCTGCCGATGGCACTGCATCGGTAACCCGTCTGATTGATCGGCTGAGAACGGAACTCTTGCTCTCGATGTTTAATACTGGATCTCCAAATATTAAGGCCTTATCAAAGGCGAGGGTAATTCCCCTGAGAACTTGA
- a CDS encoding MoaD/ThiS family protein has product MQYLKFQELTLLAFASLRLYDGSGEDEQLLEGGEPGMRVRLLNFLGLVAGQKEVDCDAANVEQLIQRLGERLGERFRQEAFLKDGFLRPDITVLVNGRNIQFLQGMATPLNPGDEVTLIPPVAGG; this is encoded by the coding sequence ATGCAGTACCTCAAGTTCCAAGAGTTAACGCTACTTGCGTTTGCCAGCCTGAGGTTGTACGACGGCAGTGGAGAAGATGAGCAGTTGCTTGAGGGGGGCGAACCAGGTATGCGGGTGCGGTTGCTCAACTTTCTTGGATTGGTGGCTGGGCAAAAAGAAGTAGACTGCGATGCCGCCAATGTGGAACAGCTCATTCAACGCTTAGGAGAGCGGCTAGGGGAACGGTTTCGCCAAGAAGCGTTTTTGAAAGATGGCTTTCTGCGCCCGGACATCACCGTACTGGTGAATGGTCGCAATATCCAGTTCTTGCAAGGGATGGCTACGCCGCTTAATCCCGGTGATGAAGTCACTTTGATCCCGCCTGTGGCCGGAGGATGA
- a CDS encoding AIR synthase yields MIGKVNDSFFRQSILPFIGAESSQVVVGPTMGVDAAILKMGEQYLAIAEDPIFPSPASTPEDFGWFTVHIGASDVAVLGIKPQFMTYSLLIPPGTSEDYIRRLVQSISNTARELGIAIVGGHTGFYPSVVTPTIGGITVWGTGSEFVLPSGAQVGDAVIVTKGAAIEASGILASELGKRMRRDGVALELIEKASQRRFQMSVVKDAAVAMQVGGVHAMHDATEGGVARGLWEVAEASGVGLRIERDKVLVPEDVRVTCDYFGLDPYISISEGTMVMTCDPEKAEAMLRAFQEAGIEASVVGKVVPKDEGRAWVTATGEEPLVAPPEDPFWEVFFAAMTEGNEPTEEAPHSQLIAELEAAIERLKSANIVDLLPEIGANFAYASADAKGLDDVAGIPGRMLRFRGQVATLGKPEMGASRRMGSTILTVREFFPEARCVANFASTAAIRQACRDLGLRLVAVPGPSNFIQPEEEFDGELRKLLARQSYLPDVIDTPDRVNLERVILVLGRNPQEVADKAIAIAGKLKGN; encoded by the coding sequence ATGATCGGAAAAGTTAACGACAGTTTCTTTCGCCAATCCATTCTACCTTTCATCGGAGCCGAATCTTCCCAGGTGGTGGTAGGGCCTACCATGGGAGTGGACGCCGCCATCTTAAAAATGGGCGAGCAGTACTTGGCCATTGCCGAGGACCCGATTTTTCCTTCGCCCGCCTCTACTCCCGAGGATTTCGGTTGGTTTACCGTTCACATTGGCGCTAGCGACGTAGCTGTCTTGGGCATTAAGCCTCAGTTTATGACCTATTCCTTGCTCATACCTCCAGGTACTTCAGAAGACTACATCCGGAGGCTAGTTCAAAGTATTAGCAATACCGCACGCGAGCTAGGTATTGCCATTGTAGGTGGGCACACTGGCTTTTATCCCTCGGTAGTGACTCCCACCATCGGCGGCATAACTGTTTGGGGAACCGGAAGTGAGTTTGTGCTGCCCAGCGGGGCTCAGGTGGGCGATGCGGTCATCGTTACCAAGGGAGCGGCCATTGAGGCTAGCGGGATCTTGGCTTCTGAGCTTGGCAAGAGGATGCGCCGAGATGGGGTAGCGCTGGAGCTGATAGAGAAAGCCTCCCAACGCCGCTTCCAAATGTCGGTGGTGAAGGACGCAGCCGTTGCCATGCAGGTGGGAGGAGTGCACGCCATGCACGACGCCACCGAGGGCGGGGTGGCCCGGGGGCTATGGGAAGTGGCTGAAGCCTCGGGAGTGGGTTTGCGGATTGAACGAGACAAGGTTTTAGTTCCAGAGGACGTACGGGTGACCTGTGATTACTTTGGACTTGACCCTTACATTTCCATCAGCGAGGGCACCATGGTCATGACTTGCGATCCCGAAAAAGCCGAAGCTATGCTGCGGGCTTTCCAAGAGGCCGGAATTGAAGCTTCAGTAGTTGGAAAGGTAGTACCCAAGGACGAGGGGCGAGCATGGGTTACCGCCACCGGAGAGGAGCCATTGGTAGCTCCCCCAGAAGATCCTTTCTGGGAAGTATTTTTTGCAGCCATGACTGAGGGCAACGAGCCAACTGAAGAAGCCCCCCACTCGCAATTAATTGCTGAACTAGAGGCGGCTATTGAAAGGCTGAAGTCTGCCAATATTGTCGATTTGCTTCCGGAAATTGGCGCCAACTTTGCCTATGCCTCGGCCGATGCCAAAGGCTTAGATGATGTAGCTGGTATTCCCGGGCGCATGCTGCGTTTCCGGGGGCAAGTGGCCACCTTGGGGAAGCCAGAAATGGGCGCCTCCCGCCGCATGGGCAGCACCATCCTCACAGTGCGGGAATTTTTCCCCGAAGCCAGGTGCGTGGCCAACTTTGCCAGTACGGCGGCTATCCGCCAGGCATGTCGGGACCTAGGTCTCCGGTTGGTAGCCGTGCCTGGGCCCTCCAATTTCATCCAGCCGGAGGAGGAGTTTGATGGCGAACTGCGCAAGCTGTTGGCCCGGCAAAGTTATCTCCCGGATGTCATCGACACTCCCGACCGGGTCAATTTGGAGCGGGTAATCCTAGTCCTGGGCAGAAATCCTCAAGAAGTGGCTGACAAAGCCATTGCCATAGCCGGGAAGCTCAAGGGGAACTGA
- a CDS encoding YbjQ family protein, translating into MIVTTTNTIEGRRIKRYLGVVFGEAIMGANIVRDFLASITDIVGGRSGAYESKLSEGRQIALSEMLDQARRAGANAVVGVDLDYEVVREGMLMITASGTAVEVEE; encoded by the coding sequence ATGATTGTTACCACCACCAATACCATTGAGGGTAGGCGGATCAAGCGTTATCTGGGGGTAGTCTTCGGGGAGGCCATCATGGGAGCCAATATCGTTAGGGATTTTCTGGCCAGCATTACTGATATCGTTGGCGGCCGCTCTGGAGCCTATGAATCTAAACTATCCGAAGGCAGGCAAATTGCCTTGAGCGAGATGCTGGATCAAGCCCGGCGGGCCGGCGCCAATGCTGTAGTGGGAGTAGACTTGGACTATGAAGTAGTCCGGGAAGGAATGCTCATGATTACTGCCAGCGGTACGGCGGTAGAGGTGGAAGAATAA
- a CDS encoding DUF763 domain-containing protein gives MRTGIANLPLHGGKCPPWLFERMTKLAAALVEVMVADAGPDRVLQRLADPFWFQAFGCALGFDWHSSGLTTTVCGALKEALKGREWDTGIFIAGGKGKTSLRTPEELRDYGERFPLATNPDKLIYASRMAAKVDNTAVQDGYQLYHHTFLFTASGLWAVIQQGMNESLRWARRYHWLSTKVSDFTCEPHLAVCCDHTAITLNLVAEESGAARQVITEVAGEKPEKTLADLKKLGEALRAARRPKLPAGTPASQASLTLSLPATHPITFRDLHPSSLNRVLLRTYSRPPKDFNQLLATEGLGPKSLRALSLLAELAYGTPPSYRDPVKYSFAHGGKDGYPYPVDRKTYDQSVEFLRQALNSAKVGRTEKIQAFRRLAKFG, from the coding sequence ATGCGCACCGGAATCGCCAACCTGCCCTTGCATGGGGGAAAATGTCCACCCTGGCTGTTCGAGCGGATGACCAAGCTGGCTGCCGCTTTGGTGGAAGTGATGGTGGCCGACGCCGGCCCGGATCGGGTACTGCAGCGCCTGGCCGACCCCTTCTGGTTTCAGGCCTTTGGTTGCGCTTTAGGCTTCGACTGGCATTCTTCTGGCCTTACTACCACTGTCTGCGGCGCCCTGAAGGAAGCCCTAAAGGGCAGGGAATGGGATACCGGCATCTTCATCGCCGGGGGTAAGGGCAAGACCAGCTTGCGCACTCCAGAAGAACTGAGGGATTATGGGGAAAGGTTTCCCCTGGCAACCAATCCCGATAAGTTGATTTATGCCAGCCGGATGGCCGCCAAGGTAGACAATACCGCCGTCCAAGACGGCTATCAGCTTTATCACCACACTTTCCTTTTCACCGCCTCCGGGTTATGGGCGGTAATTCAGCAGGGAATGAACGAGTCTCTACGTTGGGCCCGCCGCTATCACTGGCTTAGTACCAAGGTTAGCGATTTCACCTGCGAGCCGCACCTGGCCGTGTGCTGCGACCACACCGCCATCACCCTGAACTTGGTAGCGGAGGAGAGCGGGGCCGCCCGCCAGGTTATAACCGAAGTAGCAGGAGAAAAACCGGAAAAGACTTTAGCAGACTTAAAAAAGCTGGGCGAGGCCCTTCGCGCCGCCCGCCGACCCAAGCTACCGGCCGGCACTCCCGCTTCCCAAGCCTCGCTTACTTTGAGCCTTCCCGCTACCCATCCCATTACTTTTCGCGACCTGCACCCCTCTAGCCTCAACCGAGTATTACTCCGGACCTACTCCCGGCCGCCCAAAGACTTCAATCAGCTCCTAGCTACTGAGGGGTTGGGGCCCAAATCATTGCGCGCGCTGAGCCTCTTGGCCGAGCTAGCCTACGGCACTCCGCCCAGTTATCGCGACCCAGTTAAGTATAGCTTTGCCCACGGGGGCAAAGACGGCTACCCTTACCCGGTTGATCGTAAGACTTATGATCAATCGGTGGAATTCCTGCGCCAAGCCCTCAACTCAGCCAAGGTAGGGCGCACCGAGAAGATTCAAGCCTTCCGGCGCTTAGCCAAGTTTGGCTAG
- a CDS encoding DUF5317 domain-containing protein, with the protein MIILVAIGLGLIIGWLRKGSLRRLASIDVAAIWIALLALLVRVVLDWGPAWGWDWVRGAQLWLYGAVYALLVLFLVANYRLPGFWLLALGALMNLAVIAANGGIMPVDATGLGANLVHELTSGQVVAHGLISDQTKLKWLADVILVPFPVPKRSSLGDLLMLAGLIYFLQQAMQAQLSYRITSLRQR; encoded by the coding sequence TTGATCATTTTAGTAGCCATCGGGCTAGGACTAATCATTGGTTGGTTACGCAAGGGTAGCTTGAGGCGCTTAGCTTCAATTGATGTCGCTGCCATCTGGATAGCGCTATTGGCTTTACTAGTAAGGGTAGTGCTGGACTGGGGTCCGGCCTGGGGGTGGGATTGGGTCCGGGGAGCTCAGCTATGGCTCTATGGGGCCGTGTACGCTCTCTTAGTGCTCTTTCTGGTTGCCAACTACCGCCTGCCAGGCTTTTGGTTGTTGGCCCTGGGGGCGCTGATGAACCTGGCTGTAATTGCCGCCAATGGAGGGATTATGCCAGTAGACGCAACTGGCCTGGGAGCAAATTTGGTCCATGAGCTGACCAGCGGGCAGGTAGTGGCCCACGGGTTGATTTCGGACCAGACCAAGCTAAAATGGCTGGCGGATGTTATCCTCGTGCCTTTTCCAGTTCCCAAGAGGAGCAGCTTAGGCGATTTGCTGATGCTGGCTGGCCTCATCTATTTCCTCCAGCAGGCCATGCAAGCTCAACTCAGCTATCGAATCACTTCTCTGCGGCAAAGGTGA
- a CDS encoding HD-GYP domain-containing protein, whose amino-acid sequence MGELPRQARIYIAAITIAGVALLTYLAREVWLGGFDWKELLLFFILLVVADSLPVELPQGGVVTVGFSLYVAALILWGAAPATLLVVASDALSIKNFGIKIPWYKYLFNLGQLSLAAGLGGLAFESLGGQASVLSPFPWMPLIGAVLVSLVINTGAVIVIISLTSGDRIHRILSANIRWAVPNYIGLAPLGVLLATVYISMGAAGVLLLSIPLLLARHAFQLYRDMRQNYLDTIETLSAAMDAKDPYTYGHSERVARYAVALAQEINLPDQELEQLRYVALLHDIGKIAVRDGVLNKAGRLDKKEMNEVQLHTTVGAEITKKLRFFKDAYRIVLYHHEHWNGGGYPHGLSGEAIPLGSRIIAVCDAFDAMTSNRPYRAAMSPLAALEELKASAGTQLDPTLVQAFIRAYDRLGFDHQVAGKISSSTGGISAPAPSHAT is encoded by the coding sequence GTGGGCGAACTACCGCGGCAGGCTAGAATTTATATAGCAGCAATAACCATAGCCGGGGTAGCCCTTCTGACCTATCTGGCCCGGGAAGTCTGGTTGGGGGGTTTTGACTGGAAGGAGTTATTGCTGTTCTTCATCTTGCTGGTAGTAGCGGATTCGTTGCCGGTCGAACTGCCGCAGGGCGGAGTTGTAACCGTTGGCTTTAGCCTCTACGTTGCCGCTCTAATTCTCTGGGGCGCAGCCCCCGCCACCCTACTTGTGGTTGCTTCGGATGCCTTAAGCATCAAGAACTTCGGAATCAAGATCCCTTGGTATAAGTATTTGTTTAACCTAGGCCAACTTTCTTTGGCGGCCGGCTTGGGCGGGCTGGCCTTTGAAAGCCTAGGAGGACAGGCCTCGGTTTTAAGCCCATTTCCTTGGATGCCATTGATAGGAGCGGTGCTAGTAAGTCTGGTCATTAACACTGGGGCGGTAATAGTAATCATATCCCTGACCAGCGGTGACCGCATCCACCGGATCTTGAGCGCCAACATTCGCTGGGCGGTGCCCAACTACATAGGTTTGGCTCCGCTAGGGGTTTTGCTGGCTACTGTTTATATAAGCATGGGGGCGGCGGGGGTCTTGCTCTTGTCTATACCGCTGCTTCTAGCCCGTCATGCCTTTCAACTTTACCGAGATATGCGCCAGAATTACCTGGACACCATTGAAACCCTTAGCGCCGCCATGGATGCTAAGGATCCGTACACCTACGGCCATTCGGAGCGGGTGGCACGGTATGCGGTGGCCTTGGCTCAGGAGATCAATCTTCCCGATCAGGAGTTGGAGCAATTGCGGTACGTGGCTTTGCTCCACGATATCGGCAAGATTGCAGTTCGCGACGGGGTGCTCAATAAGGCGGGCAGGCTGGACAAGAAGGAAATGAATGAGGTCCAGCTCCACACTACGGTCGGGGCAGAAATTACCAAGAAACTGCGTTTCTTTAAGGACGCCTATCGAATCGTGCTTTACCACCATGAACACTGGAATGGAGGTGGCTATCCCCACGGTTTGAGCGGCGAGGCCATTCCTTTAGGGTCACGCATCATTGCTGTTTGCGATGCCTTCGATGCCATGACTTCTAATCGCCCCTACCGGGCTGCCATGAGCCCGTTGGCCGCCCTAGAGGAGCTCAAAGCTAGCGCTGGAACCCAGCTCGACCCCACGCTGGTGCAAGCCTTCATTCGTGCTTATGACCGCCTGGGATTTGACCACCAGGTGGCGGGTAAGATTAGCTCCTCTACGGGTGGGATTTCTGCGCCTGCTCCTTCCCATGCCACCTAG
- the raiA gene encoding ribosome-associated translation inhibitor RaiA, producing MELITRGKNVPVTDALRDYAAKRLGKLERYLGSLDQVQVVFSVEGDRHVAEVTIPLNGLILRGEEETGDMYSSIDLVLEKLEKQIEKHKTKLAKRVREQGLKNLVNANNLALGEAEAEEQQRKIVRTKKFPLKPMSVEEAIMQMNLVGHSFFVFANAETDEINVVYRRRDGNYGLIEPE from the coding sequence GTGGAGCTGATTACACGTGGCAAGAACGTACCCGTCACTGATGCGCTTCGGGATTACGCGGCCAAGCGCCTGGGAAAACTGGAGCGCTACCTTGGCTCTCTAGACCAGGTGCAGGTAGTCTTCTCAGTTGAGGGCGATCGCCACGTGGCCGAAGTGACGATTCCTCTGAACGGCTTGATCTTGCGAGGCGAAGAAGAGACGGGGGATATGTACTCCTCGATCGATCTGGTATTGGAGAAGCTAGAGAAACAGATAGAGAAACACAAGACTAAACTGGCCAAGCGGGTGCGGGAGCAAGGCCTTAAAAATCTGGTCAACGCCAATAACTTGGCTTTGGGCGAGGCGGAGGCGGAAGAGCAACAGAGAAAAATTGTCCGTACCAAGAAGTTTCCCCTCAAACCCATGTCGGTAGAAGAAGCAATCATGCAAATGAATCTGGTTGGGCATAGCTTCTTTGTTTTTGCCAACGCCGAAACTGATGAGATCAACGTGGTTTACCGCCGGAGGGACGGCAACTACGGATTGATCGAGCCCGAATAG
- a CDS encoding cold shock domain-containing protein: MHGKVKWFNEKKGYGFITKDDGSDVFVHFSAIQGEGFKTLDEGQEVEFDIVEGPRGPQAANVVRL, translated from the coding sequence ATGCACGGCAAGGTCAAATGGTTCAACGAAAAGAAGGGTTATGGGTTTATTACCAAGGATGACGGTAGTGACGTGTTTGTTCACTTCTCTGCCATCCAAGGTGAGGGGTTTAAGACCCTAGACGAAGGCCAGGAAGTGGAGTTCGATATTGTCGAAGGTCCGCGAGGCCCACAGGCTGCTAACGTAGTAAGGCTTTAA